CATAGATGATGGAGTTATTTGCATTTGAGACTTAGCTAGACTGAATGTACTTTGATTGTTCATTGTGTACTTTGTGATATACTTGGCTACAGTGAATGtgcctacaaagtttgagccCCAGTGGATTAATTCTTGACGTCACTAGTTTTCGCGGTAACAATCAGGCATGAGAGTGCCTGGCGGAACAGTCCGCCTGCGGAcaggcggactgtccgccaggcggactgtccgccaggcactctcaTGCCTGATTGTTACTGCATAATTCTGTGTTTGTCTCCATCCGTTCTTTCATTACTTCTCCTTCTAATCAAGCAAAGAGAAAATAGTGAGGTCATAAAAAAAaatatttgccgagtgctgaCTCCagtggctctcggcaaagaaaatAGTGAGGTCATAAAAAAAaatactttgccgagtgctattgACCGGGCTCTCGGCAAATAAAGCGTCCAGGGTGGGCGTTGACGCGGTCCTTTGCCGAGAGTCTGAcagcgacactcggcaaaggatccGTCCACGGTGGCGCGCCATGACGGctacttttctttgccgagggccGCTTTTGGCTCTCGGTAAACATTTTGCCGAGAACCCGAGGAGAAGCTCTCGGCAAAGTATCCTTTGCCGACCCCGGCTTCCCCGagagccctttgccgagtggggctctcggcaaaatgtttgccgagtgcctttacgtctttgccgagtgctcggggcactcggcaaatcagcCGCGTCCGGTAGTGTAATTAATAATGCAGTTCGCCGGGAGGAACATCCCGTTATCGAAGCAGGTGCGCAACTTCGGCACGACCAGGGCTCAGATGGTAGCGAGCCTGGGCTCCACCGCGGCGAACGACGTGCTGTCCCAATCCCTGTTCCTCATCGCGATCGGCACCAACGACATGGCCGCGTTCGCCAtcacgcagcagcagcagagcgaCGTCGCCGCCTTCTACGGCAGCCTCATCTCCAACTACTCGGCCGCCATCACGGTAACACCACCAAAATTCAAGCTTACTTTCACACCCCATTTCCGTTGCTGATTTGACTATCAGGAATAACAATTTATGAATTTATTACTCCTACGTAGGAGTTGTACGGGATGGGTGCGAGGAAGTTTGGCGTCATCAACGTCGGGCAGATCGGGTGCGCGCCGCTCCAGCGGGCGCAGAGCCCCACCGGCGCGTGCGCCGACGGCATGAacgcgctcgccgccggctTCAACGACGCGCTCAGGTCTCTTCTAGGGCGCCTCGGCTCCGACCAGCAGCGCCTGCAAGGCCTCGCCTACTCGCTGGGCGACCTGTACGGCCTGATGCAGGCGACCATAGCCGACCCACGAGCAGCTGGGCTGTCGAACGTGGACGCCgcgtgctgcggcggcgggcggctgggcGCGCAGAGCGGCTGCCAGCCCAACTCGACGCTGTGCGCGGACCGCCGGAGCTACCTCTTCTGGGACTACGGCCACCCCACCCAGCGCGGCGCCGAGCTCGTCGCCACGGCCTTCTACGACGGCCCGGTCCGGTTCACCCTGCCAGTCAACTTGAAGCAGCTGATGCTCAGCTGAGAGAGTGGATGATAGTACGCGTGTGTAGGGGGACCACCGTATGCAGGTCCTGTATGTGTGTGTTGTGTATCTATACCTTGCATTGTGATTGTATCCTTTGAAAAGTTGTAGGTCACGATCGACTTTTGTGTTCTTAATTCTTATTCTATATACTCAGCACATCACGCCCATTGTGTATGTGAGGTAGTACGTACTACCACTAGCGCTAGCAGTCTACTGCTACAGAGCTTATCAGAGCACAGATCGATTATATTGCCAGCCGACCAGGGCAACTCGACGCTTCCTGTTCTGGGACTCCTCGGGCCATCCCGCCCAGCTCATCGCGTCGGCCTTCCAAGTTGACCGTCCCGCCTGGACCCTGCATGCATACGTGGCGTGATCCCATACCTTATCCGGCCGTCTCCGCTCTGCTGTCGCTTCACGGGCTGCCGTCCAGTCCCGGCCCTTGTTATTATCCACTTCCCACGTCCGTCCTCATCCGCAATCTCTGCAACCTCATCCTTCGCCATCAGATCTAAATCTGGAAAAGACATGGAAATTCATTTGATTCAACGCTTCACTTGATGAACTTGCAATGGCAACTAGTGCCAGTGGTGTTACTGCTAGAAGCTttgaaagaagaagaaaaaagggTTTAACATATGATTGGGTTGGGTTTAACATATGATTTTCTATGTTGAAGTAGAAAAACAAACATATGATTCCCTTCTTCCCTTTCCCCCAGAAGCAAGCGACACATCCCTCTCCTACATGAATATGATCCGATCGATCACATGGATTCCCATGCCGACCGCACCGCCAACAGCCACCAGCTTAGCTAGTACTGTGGGTGTACGTGTACTCTGCTGCCGTACGTCCGGCATCCAACAGCACACCACAGTGCTAGCTCCTAGCTCCTAGCTCCAGAGTTATAAAAGGCACGGCATTGCAGAGGAACAGGAGGACGGAGAAGGAAGCACTCCATCGACGGACAGAGCAATGGCCACCTCCCTCCCGGCTGCGCCCCTCCTCGCCCGTGCCCCGGCCCATACCAGGTGCGCCTCCGCTCCAAGTTTCACTCACCAGCGCTCGCTGCATCTCTGAATGCTCCATCGATTCCGTTCGCACTCTCGCAGGCTCCGGCATGGTGGCGCTGCACGAGCAGCTCCTCCTCGGCCCGTAGCGACGGCGAGGCCCGCGGGCGCCAAGAGGAGCTCGCTCCGCGCCGTCCGCGTCAGGTTGCTACTCACCGCTGCTGTTCCTGTTCTTCCCCTTCCTGGTTCCTGCCCAGCTGATGCAGCATGCCTTTCCTCGCCAACACACGTTCTCAGCTTCTTCTCCTCCGACGGACCCAGGTTCGGCGTCGACGAGGCGCTGCGCCcagaggtggaggcggcggcggtgccgcgCTCCGTGCCGGTGCGCGTCGCCTACGAGCTCCACCAGGCCGGCCACCGGTACCTCGACGTCAGGTGCGCTTCAACTATATATAACCACACACTCTCTGCTTCTGTTTCCGGCCACCGGTCTGTTTGATTTCCACGGCCACACCTCCTCGATTCGTCTGCACTATTAATCCGGACATGTCGCTGTCGATCCCGTATTCCCGTGTTGCTGGAGAAATCGTCGGAGCATGGGGATTCGTACAAGCGGAGGAGGGGACGCGTGGCTGGAAGGTACGGCCGCGAGTCCGCTTCCGCCGCTGGCTCTCCGGCAAGTCGC
The genomic region above belongs to Panicum hallii strain FIL2 chromosome 4, PHallii_v3.1, whole genome shotgun sequence and contains:
- the LOC112888847 gene encoding GDSL esterase/lipase At5g55050-like isoform X1; the protein is MRCHHQAIDGGVGTVVVTLLVVTMASVVQLAPAVRRPTTAPALYVFGDSILDVGNNNHLPGAGVPRANTPYYGVDFPGGARPTGRWSNGYSVADLIAQAAMGFERSPPAYLSLTPRSSRLVVRGLGGVSYASGGAGILDSTFAGRNIPLSKQVRNFGTTRAQMVASLGSTAANDVLSQSLFLIAIGTNDMAAFAITQQQQSDVAAFYGSLISNYSAAITELYGMGARKFGVINVGQIGCAPLQRAQSPTGACADGMNALAAGFNDALRSLLGRLGSDQQRLQGLAYSLGDLYGLMQATIADPRAAGLSNVDAACCGGGRLGAQSGCQPNSTLCADRRSYLFWDYGHPTQRGAELVATAFYDGPVRFTLPVNLKQLMLS
- the LOC112888847 gene encoding GDSL esterase/lipase At5g55050-like isoform X2, whose protein sequence is MRCHHQAIDGGVGTVVVTLLVVTMASVVQLAPAVRRPTTAPALYVFGDSILDVGNNNHLPGAGVPRANTPYYGVDFPGGARPTGRWSNGYSVADLIAQAAMGFERSPPAYLSLTPRSSRLVVRGLGGVSYASGGAGILDSTQVRNFGTTRAQMVASLGSTAANDVLSQSLFLIAIGTNDMAAFAITQQQQSDVAAFYGSLISNYSAAITELYGMGARKFGVINVGQIGCAPLQRAQSPTGACADGMNALAAGFNDALRSLLGRLGSDQQRLQGLAYSLGDLYGLMQATIADPRAAGLSNVDAACCGGGRLGAQSGCQPNSTLCADRRSYLFWDYGHPTQRGAELVATAFYDGPVRFTLPVNLKQLMLS
- the LOC112888847 gene encoding GDSL esterase/lipase At5g55050-like isoform X3 translates to MRCHHQAIDGGVGTVVVTLLVVTMASVVQLAPAVRRPTTAPALYVFGDSILDVGNNNHLPGAGVPRANTPYYGVDFPGGARPTGRWSNGYSVADLIAQAAMGFERSPPAYLSLTPRSSRLVVRGLGGVSYASGGAGILDSTVRNFGTTRAQMVASLGSTAANDVLSQSLFLIAIGTNDMAAFAITQQQQSDVAAFYGSLISNYSAAITELYGMGARKFGVINVGQIGCAPLQRAQSPTGACADGMNALAAGFNDALRSLLGRLGSDQQRLQGLAYSLGDLYGLMQATIADPRAAGLSNVDAACCGGGRLGAQSGCQPNSTLCADRRSYLFWDYGHPTQRGAELVATAFYDGPVRFTLPVNLKQLMLS
- the LOC112888850 gene encoding thiosulfate sulfurtransferase 16, chloroplastic-like isoform X1, with translation MATSLPAAPLLARAPAHTRLRHGGAARAAPPRPVATARPAGAKRSSLRAVRVSFFSSDGPRFGVDEALRPEVEAAAVPRSVPVRVAYELHQAGHRYLDVRTEGEFSAGHPEGAVNIPYMNKTGSGMTKNTHFLEQVSRIFSKDDEIIVGCQSGKRSLMAAAELCSAGFTAVTDIAGGFSSWRDNGLPITQ
- the LOC112888850 gene encoding thiosulfate sulfurtransferase 16, chloroplastic-like isoform X2; protein product: MATSLPAAPLLARAPAHTRLRHGGAARAAPPRPVATARPAGAKRSSLRAVRVRFGVDEALRPEVEAAAVPRSVPVRVAYELHQAGHRYLDVRTEGEFSAGHPEGAVNIPYMNKTGSGMTKNTHFLEQVSRIFSKDDEIIVGCQSGKRSLMAAAELCSAGFTAVTDIAGGFSSWRDNGLPITQ